The Cydia amplana chromosome 19, ilCydAmpl1.1, whole genome shotgun sequence genome includes a window with the following:
- the LOC134656723 gene encoding uncharacterized protein LOC134656723 — protein MSLKNGTKMSQREKFELINSEVRSFYEYCKEAGMTDEEMDLICRPLTNAVRKASIRRWTRVFMFLVMVLAIGYTVSQTETFQWHASAVARIVMIKILPFWDWTPLYYNKCVVDRSQPHNLDNLASTADCIACEAVRSIVRVSDTNYNEVFNHHLLRGAPVIVTDAHYDWSVSRTELNLTNLISGDERLRDSVPCRVLTNIRIGRQPMDLEEIVSRITNTNIPSWFVHFQNCDIRAVKSFRILAPRPYFLSPHIPPSHFNWLLLSKSYDTHRYKYLELDVGLIIMSQLKGKSWLQLKPRAPCEDDCFTLNFELSEGETLVLGNSLWEFEYLPGKGENVAMITETDWVES, from the exons ATGAGTCTAAAAAACGGGACAAAAATGTCCCAGCGCGAGAAATTCGAGTTAATTAACTCAGAAGTGCGTTCTTTTTACGAGTATTGCAAAGAAGCGGGTATGACTGACGAGGAAATGGATTTAATTTGCCGGCCGCTGACGAACGCAGTGCGGAAGGCGTCTATCAGAAGATGGACGAGGGTTTTTATGTTTCTGGTGATGGTATTGGCTATAGGGTATACCGTAAGCCAGACGGAAACTTTTCAATGGCACGCGTCGGCCGTGGCGCGGATCGTGATGATCAAGATTCTGCCGTTCTGGGACTGGACGCCATTGTACTACAACAAGTGTGTGGTGGACCGCTCGCAGCCGCATAATCTGGACAACCTGGCGTCTACCGCGGACTGCATCGCCTGCGAAGCTGTCA GATCCATCGTCCGCGTATCCGACACCAACTACAACGAGGTGTTCAACCACCACCTGCTCCGCGGCGCCCCAGTCATCGTCACAGACGCCCACTACGACTGGTCCGTCTCTCGAACCGAACTCAACTTGACCAACCTCATCAGCGGAGACGAACGTCTCCGAGACTCCGTTCCTTGCCGGGTCTTGACCAACATCAGAATCGGCCGACAACCCATGGATTTAGAGGAGATAGTCTCCAGAATCACGAACACTAACATCCCTAGCTGGTTCGTCCATTTCCAAAACTGCGATATCAGGGCTGTTAAATCTTTTCGCATCCTCGCTCCTAGGCCTTATTTCCTTTCTCCTCACATCCCTCCTTCCCATTTTAACTGGCTTCTCCTCTCTAAGAGCTACGACACGCATAGGTACAAGTACTTGGAACTTGATGTTGGGTTGATCATAATGTCGCAACTTAAGGGAAAGTCTTGGCTGCAGTTGAAGCCTAGGGCGCCTTGCGAGGATGACTGTTTCACGCTGAACTTCGAATTAAGTGAGGGGGAGACACTGGTCCTTGGGAATTCGCTGTGGGAGTTCGAATATTTGCCGGGCAAAGGGGAGAATGTCGCGATGATCACTGAGACCGACTGGGTCGAGTCGTAA